The sequence TCAAATTGAAAAAATGGCTAGTGTCGCAAGCAGTGGTAACCCCATGCTCACGGGAGCGGCAACGGGGGCAGTGTTGGGCTCTATGATCCCCATTGTAGGCACGACCATAGGCGCAGGGGTAGGGGCTGCTTTAGGTGGCTTGATGGCTTTAGGCAAGAAGAAAGAAGGATAACAGAATGGGTGTTGAAGATGCTTTAAGTGGTGCAGTGACTGGAGCAATGTTAGGTTCTATGATTCCCGTTGTTGGCACAACCATAGGTGCAGGTGTGGGGGCTATCTTGGGAGCATTTGGGGGAAACAAGTAGTCCTCCCAAAAAACCCCTTGTTTTATCAAGGGGGGTTGGTCTTTTGCAAGAGATGTAAAAATACAAGAAAGAAGCAAGGGGATGATCTGCTTTTACCCCCTACCTCATCACCCCCTCTAGTTGCTCTAAAATATGTTTGCCAATGGGGATAGCTGAAGTGGCGGCCGGGCTTGGGGCGTTGCAGACATTGACACTTCTAGCGCTATTGCAAAATAAAAAGTCCTCAATGAGTTCCCCTAACTCGCTCACCGCTTGGGCGCGCACACCCGCAGGGTGGGGGTTTAAATCCTCTAGCCTTAGGCTCGGGCAATACTTTTGCACCAAGCCCAAATAACTTTTTTTACAAAGAGAGTTTTTAAACTCCGCCAAACCGGGTTTTAAATACTTGGCAACGACCTTTCTCACCCCTTTATGCATAAACATTTCCTTTAAGTCGTGCAAGCTTATATCTGTCTTTAAATACCCCTCCCGTTTGAGTGCCAACACAGCATTAGGCCCCACCGTAACGCTCCCATCGATCATTCTTGTCAAATGCACCCCCAAAAAGGGCATGCTAGGGTCGGGAATGGGGTAGATTAAATGCTTGACAATTTGGTTGTGTTTGGGGGCTAGTTTAAAATACTCCCCCCTAAAGGGGCAAATGGTGAAACTTGGCTTTAGCCCCAGCATTTGGACCATGCGATCGCTCTGCAAGCCGGCACAAGAGATTAAATAATTTGCCTCATAAACGGCGTTTTTAGTGCGCAGTTGCACCCCCCTAGCGTGTTCTGTGAGTGCCACCACCTCAGCATTGTAGGCAATTTCTCCGCCTTGCTCTTTAAAACGCCTCGCCATCGCTAGGGTAACTTCTTTATAGCTCACAATGGCACTTGTGGGAAAGAAGATCCCCCCAAGACCTGTAATGTTTGGTTCTAGTTCTTTGAGTTCTTTGGCGTCTAAACGGGTGCGCTTTAATCCGTTCTCTTTAGTGCGCTCCAAGAGTTCTTGCATGCGTTGCATTTCTAGGGCGTTGCTGGCAACTAAGAGCTTGCCGCACTCCTCGTATTTAATCCCGTTTTCTTGGCAAAAGGCTTTGGTCGCCTTGTTGCCCTCATAGCAAAAGCGTGCTTTTAAACTGCCCGGGGTGTAATAGACCCCTGCGTGGATCACCCCACTATTGCGCCCCGTTTGGTGCAGTGCGCTCTGTGCTTCCTTTTCTAAAAGCAAGACCTTAAAATCGGGGTATTTGGCTACAAGTTGCATCGCCACCGAGTGGCCCAAAATCCCCCCTCCAATGATGGCGCAATCGTAGATCATTAAAAGTTTTTGAAGTCTTTATAGCGGCTAAAGGGGTTGGTGGTGAAAGAAAAATACCCCCTTTGGCGCATGAGCTCTCGCCTTAGGTCGGGGTGGGGCTGGAATTTGTCCCGCCCGTGTAGCCAGAATAAATTGTTGATGAGCAAGAATTGCCCCACAGGCACAGGAAAGGAGAGCTTGGCTTTGGAGCTTTCTAGCGAGTCGCTAAGGTCTGCCAAATAAATGCCCTCCTCGTAGTCTTTGGGCTGGGCGAATTGATCGATGTAGAGCATCACGGGGTTAGCGTGGTTGTCGGCTTCAAACACGGGGTGGTAGACATCGCAAGTCACATTTTTGCTTGGCGGGGCAGACCAGCGCATGACTTTTTTAGCCAACGGGTGGTGGTAGAATTTTGCCAAGTCCTCCCAATCATCTAAGTGTAAGAGTTGCGAGTCGCCCCCTTGCATGTGCTGTTCGTCAATTTTATACATCAGCACATAGTCGGTAACCTCATTGACAAAAGTCCCGTCATTATGCAGTTCTAGGGGCTTTTGGGGTTGGCGTAGATAGCTATCCGAGTTATCCGTGTTCACCACCGCCCAGCGGGCGTAAAACTGCCCGGTCATTTGATCGAAGTTTGAGCGCCCGATTAGGTGCACAAACGCCGTAGCGATTTTCACCATGTCATCGCCTTGCTTGGCGGAGTTTATGCCCTCTGGATTTACCAAGAGTGCGCCGGTTTTGCGATCGCTCAAGGCTTGTTCTAAAAAGGGTTTGAGCTTTTGGTTACAAAGTTTGTCTAAAATTTGGGCGCATTTAAAGCGCAAAAAGGATTTATACTCTAGGGCTTGCACGGGGCAATGCTCCAACTCTTTTAAAAAGCTTGCGATGGTGTCTTGGCTAAAGGTTACTTGCAAGAGCCGCTTAGAGTAAGGGGTGGGTTCTACGCTAAAAGCCTTGGTTGTGGATTTGTAAGCCATGTTTTCTCCTTTATCTTAAAGATAAAATGCGTGTAGAATTTTACCCAAAAAAACCGCAATGTTACAACACTAAAGCCAAAATAGCGGTAAAAGCCACAAAAGCCCTCCACTTGGGCTACCAAAACATGTTTTTAAAGACTCCAAAATTTTAAGGAACTAGGCTTGACAATTTATTTTCTTTTTCGTTAAAATTCGTTTCTCATTTCACATTGATAAAGGAGTTCATGGTATGATAAAAACAGCAAACAGCAAACAGCAAACAGCAAGTAAAAGTAAGTTTCTAGCCCTCTTTGGCTCTTTAGCCCTTTGTTCTTTTGCCCCTTTGAGTGCAGAGAAAAACGGGTTCTACACTTCTATAGGGTTTCAATACAGCATGGTTAAGACAACCAATAATAGCACGGGCTATGGATACATCTACCAGAATCCGGATCTCGTTCCATCCCCCAGTGTCAGCTATACGAACGGGCAAAGCAATATGTATGGGCTTGGTTTGAATTTTGGGTATAAGGCGTTCTTTGGCAGAAGTAAGCGCAATGGGCTTAGATTTTTTGCCTATTACGACTACGGCTACAGCAACCCCAACTTTGATGGTCCGCGCTATAACCTCAATGCTTATGGGGCGGGCATGGATTATCTCTTTAACTTTGTCAATAAAGAGGACACGCAGGTGGGCTTTTTCATCGGCTTTGCACTTGCAGGCAACTCTTGGAACAACTCAGGGGCATCCAATATAAAAACCACAGCTAAAGACATCAACGATTTTGTGGCAATAGAAGCAATGTATGGGATGGCTGGCATGACAGGGATAAGTGCAAAAGCCAGCACAAACTTTAGCTATTTCCAACTCCCTATCCAATGGGGGATTAGGGCGAATATCAGCAAGCACCAAGGTTTCGAGTTTGGCATGAAAATCCCCCTAGTGCGCAACTACTACTTCAAATCAGTTGTCAAAGATACCACTCCCGGTATGAAAAGCGTTGATATCAACGGGATCACTTTCCAAAGAAGCGTGGTGTTCTACGCCAACTATGTGATCAACTTCTAGCCTTAACAAGCGGGCGCAAAGCCCGCCCAGTCCCCTAATCTAAGCGCACATTCAAATATTTGATCTCTAAATAATCCTCCATGCCATATTTTGAGCCCTCGCGCCCCACACCGCTTTGCTTGATCCCGCCAAAGGGGGCGGTTTCTGTAGAGATGTTGCCGGCATTCACCCCCACCATGCCATACTCCAACGCCTCGCTCACTCTAAAGACCCTTGCCAAATTTTGCGTGTAAAAGTAAGCCGCCAGCCCGTATTGCGTGTCATTAGCCCACGCTAAAACCTCCTCTTCGGTGTCAAAGCTAAAGAGGGGGGCGAGCGGACCAAAGGTTTCTTCCTTAGCCACCGCCATGCTTTGATCAACCCCCGTTAAAATTGTGGGTTCAAAAAAGCTTGCCCCCAAACTGCTGGGCTTGCCCCCGCTAATCACTTGCGCCCCTTTGCTAGTCGCGTCTGTGATGTGCTCTTGCACCTTAGCCACCGCCCTAGAATCAATGAGCGGTCCTTGTGTAATGCCCTCTTCTAGCCCATTGCCCAGTTTCAAGCCCTCCACTTTGCTTTTTAAAAGCACGCTCAGTTCGTTATAAATGCTTTTTTGCACATAAATGCGGTTAGCGCACACGCAAGTTTGCCCGCTGTTTCTAAATTTAGAGAGCATGATCCCCTCAGCTGCCTTTTCTAAGTTTGCGTCCTCAAAGACAATAAAAGGCGCATTGCCCCCAAGCTCCAAAGAGAGTTTTTTAAGCGTGCTCGCACTTTGGGCGGCTAGGATTTTACCCACCTGCGTAGAACCTGTGAAACTAATTTTTCTAACCAACTCGCTTTCACAAAGAAGTTTTGCCAGCATTTTAGTTTCCCCCGTAACCACGCTTAAAACCCCCTCGGGCACGCCTGCCCTCTTAGCCAACACCATTAAAGCATAGGCACTAAGGGGGGTTTGTGTGGCGGGTTTAATCACCATTGCACAACCACACGCTAGAGCGGGGGCTAGTTTGCGCGCAATCATGCCAGAGGGGAAGTTCCACGGGGTGATCGCCGCACAAAGCCCAATGGGCTGTTTTAAAACCAAGATTTTTTGCTGATTTGCCACACTTGGCAAAATGTCCCCGTCAATGCGCCGTGCCTGCTCGGCAAACCAGCGCAAATAACTCGCCCCATAGGCGATCTCCGTGCGGGCTTCTTTGAGGGGCTTACCCATTTCTTGCGTGAGGATACGGGCTAAGTCCTCTATATTTTCTAAAAGCAGGGCGCGTAATTTTAAGAGAATGTCTGCACGCTCTAGGGCGAGTTTGCCCGCCCATTCTTTTTGCGCCTTATGGGCGGTGTGTAAAATCTGCTCTAACTCTTGGTGGCTCACACTTTTAACATAGGCGATCTCTTGTAAAGTCGCTGGGTTTGTAACGGGAATAAAGCCCTCTTTGTGGGTTTGGCTTACAAAGGGGTGATCGAGTAAAGAGAAGTTCATGCCAGTGCCTTTTTAATGGATTTGTTTAGGATTTCTAACGCCTTGTCAAATTGCGCTTGGGGGATCGTTAAGGGGTATAAAAAGCGGATCACATTGGCGTAAGTGCCACAAGTTAAGAGCAAGAGCCCTTGCGCCATCGCCTCTTTTTGCACCGCCTTAGCCAACTGGGCACTAGGCTTACCCTTGTCAAAAAGTTCTAGTGCTACCATAGAGCCAAGCCCCCTAATTTGTGCCATTTGGGTGAAGTTTTCTTTCTCTTTGAGGGCGTTTAGGCTACTTTTAAGCTGTTGCCCTAGTTTGTCTGCCCTTTCATTGAGTTTTTCTTCTTCAATGATTTTTAACACCTCTAAAGCCGCAGCGGTGGCTAGAGGGTTGCCTGCATAAGTGCCTCCAAGCCCGCCCACGCTTAACGCGTCCATGATATCCGCCTTGCCGACAACACCCGAGATCGGCAAGCCTCCGCCCAAGCTTTTAGCCATACAAATGATGTCGGCTTGGGGTTTAAAATGCTCCATCGCAAAGGTTTTGCCCGTGCGGCAAAAACCCGTTTGCACCTCATCGGCGATCAGCACGATTTGATGCGTGTCGCAAAACGCCCTCAAGCCCTCTACAAACTCTGCTGGGGCAGGGTTAAACCCCCCCTCGCCCTGCACGGGCTCAAAGACCACAGCCGCCACATCTTTAGGTGCGATCGAGCATTTACAAATGAACTCTAGGCTGTTTAAAGCGTCCTTCACACGCACCCCGTGCAACTCATTAGGGTAGTAGCCGTGATAGACCCCGGGCATGCCTACGCCAATCTCTGCCTTATAGGGCGCAACCTTGCCCGTCATGCTCACTGCCATAGAAGTGCGCCCATGAAACGCCCCCCCAAAGGCGATCACGCCGTAGCGTTTGGTGTGCCCTTTGGCGATTTTAACGGCGTTTTCAGTCGCCTCTCCGCCCGTGGTGAAAAAGCAAGACTTCTTCAAGCCACTAATGGGGGCTAGGGCGTTGATCTTTTCGGCTAATTCAATATAGCTTTCATAGGG is a genomic window of Helicobacter sp. NHP19-012 containing:
- a CDS encoding glycine zipper domain-containing protein, with product MAKLNINQIEKMASVASSGNPMLTGAATGAVLGSMIPIVGTTIGAGVGAALGGLMALGKKKEG
- the lhgO gene encoding L-2-hydroxyglutarate oxidase; this encodes MIYDCAIIGGGILGHSVAMQLVAKYPDFKVLLLEKEAQSALHQTGRNSGVIHAGVYYTPGSLKARFCYEGNKATKAFCQENGIKYEECGKLLVASNALEMQRMQELLERTKENGLKRTRLDAKELKELEPNITGLGGIFFPTSAIVSYKEVTLAMARRFKEQGGEIAYNAEVVALTEHARGVQLRTKNAVYEANYLISCAGLQSDRMVQMLGLKPSFTICPFRGEYFKLAPKHNQIVKHLIYPIPDPSMPFLGVHLTRMIDGSVTVGPNAVLALKREGYLKTDISLHDLKEMFMHKGVRKVVAKYLKPGLAEFKNSLCKKSYLGLVQKYCPSLRLEDLNPHPAGVRAQAVSELGELIEDFLFCNSARSVNVCNAPSPAATSAIPIGKHILEQLEGVMR
- the glaH gene encoding glutarate dioxygenase GlaH; this translates as MAYKSTTKAFSVEPTPYSKRLLQVTFSQDTIASFLKELEHCPVQALEYKSFLRFKCAQILDKLCNQKLKPFLEQALSDRKTGALLVNPEGINSAKQGDDMVKIATAFVHLIGRSNFDQMTGQFYARWAVVNTDNSDSYLRQPQKPLELHNDGTFVNEVTDYVLMYKIDEQHMQGGDSQLLHLDDWEDLAKFYHHPLAKKVMRWSAPPSKNVTCDVYHPVFEADNHANPVMLYIDQFAQPKDYEEGIYLADLSDSLESSKAKLSFPVPVGQFLLINNLFWLHGRDKFQPHPDLRRELMRQRGYFSFTTNPFSRYKDFKNF
- a CDS encoding outer membrane protein codes for the protein MIKTANSKQQTASKSKFLALFGSLALCSFAPLSAEKNGFYTSIGFQYSMVKTTNNSTGYGYIYQNPDLVPSPSVSYTNGQSNMYGLGLNFGYKAFFGRSKRNGLRFFAYYDYGYSNPNFDGPRYNLNAYGAGMDYLFNFVNKEDTQVGFFIGFALAGNSWNNSGASNIKTTAKDINDFVAIEAMYGMAGMTGISAKASTNFSYFQLPIQWGIRANISKHQGFEFGMKIPLVRNYYFKSVVKDTTPGMKSVDINGITFQRSVVFYANYVINF
- a CDS encoding NAD-dependent succinate-semialdehyde dehydrogenase produces the protein MNFSLLDHPFVSQTHKEGFIPVTNPATLQEIAYVKSVSHQELEQILHTAHKAQKEWAGKLALERADILLKLRALLLENIEDLARILTQEMGKPLKEARTEIAYGASYLRWFAEQARRIDGDILPSVANQQKILVLKQPIGLCAAITPWNFPSGMIARKLAPALACGCAMVIKPATQTPLSAYALMVLAKRAGVPEGVLSVVTGETKMLAKLLCESELVRKISFTGSTQVGKILAAQSASTLKKLSLELGGNAPFIVFEDANLEKAAEGIMLSKFRNSGQTCVCANRIYVQKSIYNELSVLLKSKVEGLKLGNGLEEGITQGPLIDSRAVAKVQEHITDATSKGAQVISGGKPSSLGASFFEPTILTGVDQSMAVAKEETFGPLAPLFSFDTEEEVLAWANDTQYGLAAYFYTQNLARVFRVSEALEYGMVGVNAGNISTETAPFGGIKQSGVGREGSKYGMEDYLEIKYLNVRLD
- the gabT gene encoding 4-aminobutyrate--2-oxoglutarate transaminase — its product is MQNLTQRREAATPRGIGITCDWFVSEAQNATLKSTDGREFIDFAGGIAVLNVGHRHPKVLEAVKKQLEHFTHTAYQVTPYESYIELAEKINALAPISGLKKSCFFTTGGEATENAVKIAKGHTKRYGVIAFGGAFHGRTSMAVSMTGKVAPYKAEIGVGMPGVYHGYYPNELHGVRVKDALNSLEFICKCSIAPKDVAAVVFEPVQGEGGFNPAPAEFVEGLRAFCDTHQIVLIADEVQTGFCRTGKTFAMEHFKPQADIICMAKSLGGGLPISGVVGKADIMDALSVGGLGGTYAGNPLATAAALEVLKIIEEEKLNERADKLGQQLKSSLNALKEKENFTQMAQIRGLGSMVALELFDKGKPSAQLAKAVQKEAMAQGLLLLTCGTYANVIRFLYPLTIPQAQFDKALEILNKSIKKALA